A stretch of the Leguminivora glycinivorella isolate SPB_JAAS2020 chromosome 2, LegGlyc_1.1, whole genome shotgun sequence genome encodes the following:
- the LOC125234552 gene encoding LOW QUALITY PROTEIN: AP-1 complex subunit sigma-2 (The sequence of the model RefSeq protein was modified relative to this genomic sequence to represent the inferred CDS: inserted 1 base in 1 codon): MMQFMLLFSRQGKLRLQKWYVAHPDKLKKKITRELITTVLARKPKMCSFLEWKDVKVVYKRYASLYFCCAMEQEDNELLTLELIHRYVELLDKYFGSVCELDIIFNFEKAYFILDELVLGGELQETSXKNVLKAIAAQDLLQEEETPQGFFEDHGLG, from the exons ATG ATGCAATTTATGCTACTATTTAGTCGGCAAGGCAAGTTACGGCTACAGAAATGGTACGTGGCCCACCCGGACAAACTGAAGAAGAAGATTACCCGAGAACTGATCACCACAGTGCTGGCGCGGAAGCCCAAAATGTGCTCCTTCCTGGAGTGGAAAGATGTGAAAGTGGTATACAAGAG ATATGCATCCCTATACTTTTGCTGCGCCATGGAGCAGGAGGACAATGAGCTTCTAACCCTGGAGCTCATCCACCGCTACGTCGAGCTTCTTGATAAATACTTTGGCAGT GTGTGCGAGCTGGACATCATCTTCAACTTCGAGAAAGCCTACTTCATCCTCGACGAGCTGGTCCTCGGCGGAGAGCTGCAGGAGACCA AAAAGAACGTGCTGAAGGCCATCGCTGCGCAGGACCTGCTGCAGGAG